The Edaphobacter flagellatus sequence GGCCTCTACGGTACTGCTGGTACCGGGAGTGGTGAATGCCCAGGCATCCTATAAGGATGCGTATACGCGTTCGCAGATCGCCATTCGCAAACTGATTCCTTTAGCTGAGGAGCTAAATGTATCGCTTGCGCTGGAAGAAGTCTGGAACAAGTTCCTACTCAGCCCGCTGGAGTTTGCACGCTATATCGACGAATACAACTCCCCTCATATACGCGCCTATTTCGATGTGGGCAACGTCGTACTCTACGGCTATCCGCAGGATTGGATTCGTACGCTGGGCAAGCGCATTACGAAGCTGCACATCAAGGATTTTTCATTCCGACGCGATAAGGCCCGCGGCGAGATGGTGGCTCGCTGGGTATCTCCGGGTGATGGCGATATCGACTGGACTGCGATCTATACAGCGCTGGAAGAGATTGGCTATCAGGGAACGGCGACGCTCGAACTCAGTTCCGGCGACGCGGACTATCTGAAGGAAATGCGTCGCCGCTTTGCTCTAATTCTGTCCGGCGAGTTACGACCTAAGGCTTAACCGGAAGTTTCGCTCTGCTAGGTGGAATCACACGCGGTCACGCACAGCACACGTAACTTCGAATATTCGCCCATTTGCGTCTACTGCAAGTATGATTCACCTCATGCGATTGACTAGTCTCTGTCTTCTGCTGACAGCTAGCCTGATGCCTCTAGTTGCTCTGGGG is a genomic window containing:
- a CDS encoding sugar phosphate isomerase/epimerase family protein, whose translation is MMNRRSFLQTATALTVMSAVSARASTRLPIRMAVEYNMLPENMSILQRFQLAKDCGYEQIECPTTSDQADAEAMKTASEKVGLPIHSVMNMDHWKYPFSSIDPAVVEKSLEGARTSIRNAHLWGASTVLLVPGVVNAQASYKDAYTRSQIAIRKLIPLAEELNVSLALEEVWNKFLLSPLEFARYIDEYNSPHIRAYFDVGNVVLYGYPQDWIRTLGKRITKLHIKDFSFRRDKARGEMVARWVSPGDGDIDWTAIYTALEEIGYQGTATLELSSGDADYLKEMRRRFALILSGELRPKA